In Salvelinus alpinus chromosome 32, SLU_Salpinus.1, whole genome shotgun sequence, the sequence cttacggagccactccttagttgccctggctgtgtgtttcgggtcgttgtcatgctggaagacccagccacgacccatcttcaatgctcttactgagggaaggaggttgttgggcaagatctcgcgatacatggccccatccatcctcccctcaatacggtgcagtcgtcctgtcccctttgcagaaaagcatccccaaagaatgatgtttccacctccatgcttcacggttgggatggtgttcttggggttgtactcatccttcttcttcctccaaacacggcgagtcgagtttagaccaaaaagctctatttttgtgtcatcagaccacatgacttcagacgggcctggacatgcgctggcttgagcagggggaccttgtgtgcgctgcaggattttaatccatgacggcgtagtgtgttactaatggttttctttgagactgtggtcccagctctcttcaggtcattgaccaggtcctgccgtatagttctgggctgatccctcaccttcctcatgatcattgatgccccacgaggtgagatcttgcatggagccccagaccgagggtgattgaccgtcatcttgaacttcttccattttcgaataattgcgccaacagttgttgccttctcaccaagctgcttgcctattgtcctgtagcccatcccagccttgtgcaggtctacaattttaaccctgatgtccttacacagctctctggtcttggccattgtggagaggttggagtctgtttgattgagtgtgcggacaggtgtcttttatacaggtaacgagttcaaacaggtgcagttaatacaggtaatgagtggagaacaggagggcttcttaaagaaaaactaacaggtctgtgagagccggaattcttactggttggtaggtgatcaaatacttatgtcatgcaataaaatgcaaattaattacttaaaaatcatacaatgtgattttctggatttttgttttagattccgtctctcacagttgaagtgtacctatgataaaaattacagacctctacatgctttgtaagtaggaaaacctgcaaaatcggcagtgtatcaaatacttgttctccccactgtatatatatatacacacacacacacacatagatagatatatatatatatatatctcacacaTATGTACAtttgaacaccccttcaaattagtggattcagctatttcagccacaccgttgctgacaggtgtataaaatcgagcacacagctatgCTATCTCCATAGGAAATAATTGGctttagaatggccttactgaagagctcagtgactttcaacgtggcaccgtcataggagtCATTTCTTCAaatttttgccctgctagagctgccccagtcaactgtaagtgctgtaattgtgaaatggaaacgtctaggagcaacaatggctcagacacaaagtggtaggccacacaagctcacagaatgagaccgccaagtgctgaagtgcATTAAAATCATCTGTtctcgtttgcaacactcactaccgagttccaacgtcagcacaataactatttgtcgggagattcatgaaatgagtttccatggacgagcagccgcacacaagcctaagatcatcatgcgcaatgccaagcatcggctggagtggtgtaaagctcgccgccattggactcacgCAGCACAATCTGAATCACGCAGCACAATCTGGCAGTCCAAAGGACAAGTCTGGGTTTGGTCAGATGCcatgagaacgctacctgccccaatgcatagtgccaactaaagtttggtggagaaggaataatggtctggggctgtttttcatggtttgggccccttagttccagtgaagggaaatcttaacgctacagcatacaatgacattctagacgattctgtgcttccaactttgtggcaacagtttggggaaggccctttcctgtttcagcatgacaatgcccccatgcacaaagcaaggtccatacagaaatggtttgttgacaTCTGTTTAGAAGAACTTaagtggcctgcacagagccctgacctaaaccacaaactcctttgggatgaattggaacaccgactgtgagccaggcctaatcgctcaacattgGTGCCCGGcctctaatgctcttgtggctaactggaagcaagtccctgcagaaatgttccaacatctggtggaaagccttcccaaaagagtggaggctgttctagcagcaaaggggggaccaactgattttggaatgagatgtagtGTATGTGACACAGGCACACGAAAAAAGCAGAATGATTTATTGCTTTCTTCTCTTTCAGAACATTTTCCACGTGGTTGTTGAAGTACCAAGATGGACCAACTCAAAGATGGAGGTAGGTTcaccttgattgattgatttaatgagccagtttaaaaaaatacacagTATGTGAAAAACGTGACCGGCATACCACAATAAAGTCAGTGGCGTATTTCCATGTGCAGGGTGCAGAAACAACcttgttgtcacgatcgtcgtatggtggaagagaggaggaccaaggcgcagcgtgaaatgaatacaTATTTAATTAACGAAGAATacttgacaaactatacaaaacaacaaacgaacgtgaagctatataacaaatagtgctgacactaaacatagacaatcacccacgaactacctaatgaatatggctgcctaaatatggttcccaatcagagacaacgatagacagctgtctctaattgagaaccaatctaggcaaccatagacatacatacacctagactagacactttaaccaactaagccacagcacccataaacatacaaaaaaccctagacaatacaaaacacatacatcccccatgtcacaccctgacctaactaaaataataaagaaaacaaagataactaaggccagggcgtgacacttgttGTGTGTACTAGGGTTGGGCTCTATTCGAATTGAatgcagtcaattcaggaagtgatttgaattttaaattcagatttaaaaaaactttattgaggagtcattgaaaataaatgcCCTTTTTTCAATTTGAATTAGAATTTTTGTATACTTCCTGATTTGACTGCCTTCATTTCGAATTGAGCCTAACTCTGGTGTGTACGTTGTGCTCTAGGCCATGCGGAGatccttctccttctcctactAACTTTACTTTTACAGTAATATACCAGGTCTTAGTCTATAAGCCTAATATAATAATGCAAACCTACTTACCTGTATCCATTTGTCACTAATCAGAACAACTCAGCCTTTATTTAGCCAGATTAGTCTGGCTTTTACGATCTAGGGGCGGTTTCCTGGATCCCGATTAGGCCTTGTCCATTAGCTTTTTAGTTATTTCAatagagattctccattgagcatgcGTTTGAAAAATCCTCGACTAAGCTTAATCTTTGTCTGGGAATCTGGCCCCTGGCTAGTCAAGAGGTAGGCAAAATAAGGCATCAAATTTATTTCATAAagacctttttacatcagcagtcacAATGTGCAGTCCATCAGCAGTCACAATGTGCagtccaactacctcatccccatactgtatttatttatttatttatcttgctcctttgtaccccagtatctctacttgcacattcatcttctgcacatctatcattccagtgtttaattgctatattgttattacttcgccaccatggcctatttattgccttacctcccttatccgacctcatttgcacacactgtatatagactttttctactgtattattgactgtatgtttgtttattccatgtgtaactctgtgttgttgtatgtgtcaaactgctttgctttatcttggccaggtcgcagttgtaaatgagaacttgttctcaaataccctaccaggttaaataaaggtgaaataaaatgtgctttacagatacccagccaaaaagagagcaagcaatgcagaggtAGAAACACAGTCTTGAAGGCAGGAAcctgggaagaaacctagagaggaaccaggctccgaggggtggccagtcttatTCTGGCTGTACTGGGTGGAGATTTAAGAGTACGTGTGGCCATTAGAGCCAGATTGTTTTTCAAGACGATGGAAGCACATTTAATAATGTTTGGCTTTGCTACTTCCAGATTGCGACCAAAGACCCCCTGAATCCGATCAAGCAGGATGTGAAGAAGGGGAACCTGCGTTACGTCGCCAACGTTTTCCCCCACAAAGGCTACATCTGGAACTATGGAGCAATACCTCAGGTCAGACAGTCACTAACCTGCCACCAGACAGTCACTAACCTGCCATCAGACAGTCACTAACCTGCCACCAGACAGTCACTAACCTGCCACCAGACAGTCACTAACCTGCCACCAGACAGTCACTAACCTGCCACCAGACAGTCACTAACCTGCCACCAGACAGTCACTAACCTGCCACCAGACAGTCACTAACCTGTCACCAGACAGTCACTAACCTGCCACCAGACAGTCACTAACCTGTCACCAGACAGTCACTAACCTGTCACCAGACAGTCACTAACCTGCCACCAGACAGTTACTAACCTGCCACCAGACAGTTACTAACCTGCCACCAGACAGTCACTAACCTGTCACCAGACAGTCACTAACCTGCCACCAGACAGTCACTAACCTGGTATCAAGCTACATATGGTCTGACAATGTAGACTACGCTATCCGTGTCTAACTGAATTCATTGATCACCTAGAACTGAGTTGGCATTGATTGCCAATTTCTCTGTAGTGATATGAACTAAGTATCTCAATCTTTTTTTGACAGTGATATTTCTCTTTCTTGATAGACATGGGAGGACCCCGGGCACAAAGATGGAGACACTGGCTGCTGTGGTGACAACGACCCAATTGATGTCTGTGAAATCGGTACCAAGGTACAGCACTTGTTCTTTATCCTATAATCATTAAACCTTTAGAGCTGATCTAGTTTATTCCATTCACTCTCTGACATTCTTACTTGCTTCAGGTGTCATTCAAAGCAGCTTTTTGTCACCTAAGCTAAGTGTCCAATATTGAAAAGTATGTTGGTAACAATTTGGCTGTTTTGTTACTCCATCAGCTGTCTGTAGTGAATTTGTGGTGTGAGCTTCATGTGTGGGTGTCTGATGAAATTAACTTTCCTCAGGCATGTGATCTATATTTGACATACTATCAGTGAAATTTACCTATCCCCATACCAATATCCTACTTCTCTATGTTGTACTGATcacatccctgtctcctctccaggtgtgttCGCGTGGTGAAGTGATCAAGGTGAAGGTACTGGGGGTTTTGGCCATGATCGACGAGGGGGAGACTGACTGGAAAGTCATGGCCATCAACGTGGAGGACCCTGAAGCTAAGGACCTGAACGGTAACCACCGGAGGAGCTGGATGTGGGCTAAACTGATAATCCCTAATACAACAGGCCACTCCTTAATGCTGCCCATTGGTCCAGTCACTGCAAGTAGTAGTACTAGAATATGATTGCTCAAGTGAAGAATGCAATGATTGAGCTATTGTTTTCTATTCCTATTGCCACAGTCATCCTCTCACCTGTCTCCTTATCATGTGTACCTCAGACATCAGTGACATCCAGAGGCTGAAGCCAGGTTACTTGGAGGCCACAGTGGACTGGTTCAGGAGGTACAAGGTACCAGACGGGAAACCAGAGAACATGTTCGCCTTCAACGGAGCGTTCAAAGACAAGGTATCCATCTTGTACTCCATACTGTTCGGTTCTAATtttgagtaaataactcacggacactagagaagcttaaccaagtttaattcttcccaaagggtcgatacagctgtaattcagacacaGACATGGCTTCCCCCGTGGTAGTATTCATACTTCActttgggtggagtctcctccttaTCACTCAACATTGCATCATTATTGCTGAGCAGGGAGCTACGTCATATGATCCTTCAGTGGTTTCTCCCCTTATCAGTACTGCCACATATAATAATTTCCCTGCCCTCAACACATTCCAAGCTtagttgcacacactatataccttcctcctataaatgaataagtatatttcatattctcagaacccaacaatACACAAGAGTTTGTGTTGTGTCAGCCCTGTCTGAGCCAGAGTGGCCCATGTTTCTGTTGCATTAAGCAAGGTATTGCCAAAGCCTCGTGTTCCAGTATCTTCGTCCACACTCATCAAGATAATTTTCATTCTGTTTACTTTGTAGCAGATCATTTGCACTACACTAATCTAAAACAGCCTTTTCAATCTAGGTACATGGATAGCAATTTAGCCTgtatgccagtctgtttctgcattAGCCATCGTGTTGTTATGCCTTCGTAGCCTTGTAGCAATGCAGTGTTGTTGAATTCCGAAACGGTGTGGTACCCAGGCTAGATTGCATTGGCCAAATAGAGGGctgacatttcaaatcaaatcaaagtttatttgttacgtgcgccgaatacaacaggtgtagaccttacagtgaaatgcttacttaccaatagtaaccaatagtgcaaaaaaaggtattaggtgaacaataggtaagtaaagaaataaaaacaacagttaaaagacagcgaaaaacagtagcgaggctatatacagtagcgaggctacatacagacaccggttagtcaggctgtttgaggtagtatgtacatgtagatatggttaaagtgactatgcatatatgatgaacagagagtagcactaGCGTTGCAAGACCCACAAGGTGATCTTATCCTGTTGCAACATAGTATGCCCCTGTGTTCAGTGAAGTTCAATAGTAACTAGTAAGAAAATTGGGTTTAAAGTGATCGGCTCAGAATAATACGGAAATACAAAGGGTTGGTTTCCTTGACACAGATtcagcctagtcctggactaaaaagcactcacaattgagattctccattgagtttGCATTTTAGTCATGGACTAGGCTtagtctgtgtccaggaaacccccccccccaaactgtATGTTTCTTTACCCTGACAACAGCCTCTGCTCGGTCTGTATGTTTCTTTACCCTGACAACAGCCTCTGCTCGGTCTGTATGTTTCCTTATCCTGACAACAGCCTCTGCTCGGTCTGTATGTTTCTTTACCCTGACAACAGcctctgctctgtctgtatgtttctttaccctgacaacagcctctgctctgtctgtatgtttcCTTACCCTGACAACAGCCTCTGCTCGGTCTGTATGTTTCCTTACCCTGACAACAGCCTCTGCTCGGTCTGTATGTTTCTTTACCCTGACAACAGCCTCTGCTCGGTCTGTATGTTTCTTTACCCTGACAACAGCCTCTGCTCGGTCTGTATGTTTCCTTACCCTGACAACAGCCTCTGCTCGGTCTGTATGTTTCTTTACCCTGACAACAGCCTCTGCTCGGTCTGTATGTTTCTTTACCCTGACAACAGCCTCTGCTCGGTCTGTATGTTTCTTTACCCTGACAACAGCCTCTGCTCGGTCTGTATGTTTCTTTACCCTGACAACAGCCTCTGCTCGGTCTGTATGTTTCTTTACCCTGACAACAGCCTCTGCTCGGTCTGTATGTTTCCTTACCCTGACAACAGCCTCTGCTCGGTCTGTATGTTTCTTTACCCTGACAACAGCCTCTGCTCGGTCTGTATGTTTCTTTACCCTGACAACAGcctctgctctgtctgtatgtttctttaccctgacaacagcctctgctctgtctgtatgtttcTTTACCCTGACAACAGCCTCTGCTCGGTCTGTATGTTTCCTTACCCTGACAACAGCCTCTGCTCGGTCTGTATGTTTCCTTACCCTGACAACAGcctctgctctgtctgtatgtttctttaccctgacaacagcctctgctctgtctgtatgtttcTTTACCCTGACAACAGCCTCTGCTCGGTCTGTATGTTTCCTTACCCTGACAACAGCCTCTGCTCGGTCTGTATGTTTCTTTACCCTGACAACAGcctctgctctgtctgtatgtttctttaccctgacaacagcctctgctctgtctgtatgtttccttaccctgacaacagcctctgctctgtctgtatgtttctttaccctgacaacagcctctgctctgtctgtatgtttcCTTACCCTGACAACAGCCTCTGCTCTGTGTATGTTTCCTTACCCTGACAACAGCCTCTGCTCGGTCTGTATGTTTCCTTACCCTGACAACAGCCTCTGCTCGGTCTGTATGTTTCTTTACCCTGACAACAGcctctgctctgtctgtatgtttcCTTACCCTGACAACAGCCTCTGCTCGGTCTGTATGTTTCCTTACCCTGACAACAGcctctgctctgtctgtatgtttcCTTACCCTGACAACAGCCTCTGCTCGGTCTGTATGTTTCTTTACCCTGACAACAGCCTCTGCTCGGTCTGTATGTTTCTTTACCCTGACAACAGCCTCTGCTCGGTCTGTATGTTTCTTTACCCTGACAACAGCCTCTGCTCGGTCTGTATGTTTCCTTACCCTGACAACAGCCTCTGCTCGGTC encodes:
- the LOC139562384 gene encoding inorganic pyrophosphatase-like — encoded protein: MCSVVLGGFLLNTQSALTITAASARNQHRLNMSFTVEERGNPNTLSYRLFFKNADGKYVSPFHDIPMYADESQNIFHVVVEVPRWTNSKMEIATKDPLNPIKQDVKKGNLRYVANVFPHKGYIWNYGAIPQTWEDPGHKDGDTGCCGDNDPIDVCEIGTKVCSRGEVIKVKVLGVLAMIDEGETDWKVMAINVEDPEAKDLNDISDIQRLKPGYLEATVDWFRRYKVPDGKPENMFAFNGAFKDKDFAIETIKSTHGFWKALISEKTNAGGLNCKNTCVSVGDSPFCCSTDEAKAVVGRTSPCGTEDHIPCSVDKWFYYEKK